A window from Candidatus Lokiarchaeota archaeon encodes these proteins:
- a CDS encoding MFS transporter: protein MSQTQKAVTSQDSKENEEKTEMKSRKSRFVAIILASTALATLGVPFISPALPIIRDVFSVTDAQASLLVSAYFAVGIVFSPFIGVLEDRVGRRPILGSSLIIFGITGGLLLFVPEFWMILAIRFVQGTAAAGLFITTVTLISDTFDGAKRDSVLGLNNAVLSIGAAIFPVLGGFLVTITWNTPFVVYLVAIPLGLVALKFVEEPVKEVQETRESTTREKITAIVGQGTITAYASAIVVEILLFGTVLTALPFYLSRVFELGPVAIGAALSIGSISAAITAVTSGKLSENLSSQKIIALSFFLYGIGLIGFWSATSYIWILASGVIFGSGTGLSLPAIDSLISTHVSDEFRGKALGVRNGTTFLGRTAGPILFTAIGLMIEYSALLLTASILILGAALLLFALSGTSLGKNP from the coding sequence TTGTCGCAGACGCAAAAAGCAGTCACCTCGCAAGATTCAAAGGAAAACGAGGAAAAGACTGAGATGAAATCGAGGAAGTCACGTTTCGTAGCCATTATCCTAGCAAGTACGGCATTGGCAACGCTAGGTGTTCCCTTCATCAGTCCTGCCCTTCCTATCATAAGGGATGTTTTCTCGGTAACGGATGCACAAGCAAGTCTCCTTGTAAGTGCCTATTTTGCAGTTGGGATAGTGTTTTCGCCGTTCATAGGAGTTCTGGAAGACCGTGTTGGTCGGCGTCCTATTCTTGGTTCTTCGTTGATTATTTTCGGAATTACAGGTGGCTTGTTGCTGTTTGTGCCTGAGTTTTGGATGATCTTGGCTATTCGTTTTGTCCAAGGAACTGCTGCTGCAGGTCTGTTCATCACGACGGTTACGCTGATCAGCGATACGTTCGATGGGGCGAAACGCGACTCTGTGCTTGGTTTGAATAATGCAGTATTATCAATTGGTGCTGCAATTTTCCCCGTGCTAGGAGGTTTCCTAGTAACAATTACGTGGAATACACCCTTCGTCGTATACCTTGTTGCTATTCCTCTAGGTCTGGTTGCACTCAAGTTTGTTGAAGAACCAGTAAAGGAGGTACAGGAAACAAGAGAATCCACTACACGAGAAAAAATAACTGCAATTGTTGGTCAAGGCACAATAACGGCATATGCCTCTGCAATTGTTGTAGAGATTCTTTTGTTTGGAACAGTTCTAACAGCATTGCCATTCTATCTAAGTCGGGTTTTTGAACTCGGGCCTGTGGCTATAGGTGCCGCACTCTCGATTGGCAGTATATCTGCTGCAATAACAGCGGTAACAAGTGGGAAACTATCCGAGAATCTCTCTAGTCAGAAAATCATCGCTTTGTCATTCTTTCTCTACGGTATTGGATTGATTGGCTTCTGGAGCGCTACGTCATACATATGGATTCTAGCAAGCGGGGTAATCTTCGGTTCTGGAACAGGTCTATCACTACCTGCTATTGATTCTCTAATCTCTACCCATGTATCAGACGAATTTCGTGGCAAAGCGCTTGGTGTGAGGAATGGGACTACATTCCTCGGTCGAACGGCAGGACCAATCCTGTTCACAGCTATAGGACTTATGATAGAATATTCGGCACTTCTACTCACAGCCAGCATCCTGATTCTTGGAGCGGCCCTACTACTCTTCGCATTATCAGGGACATCACTAGGTAAGAATCCCTAG
- the mobB gene encoding molybdopterin-guanine dinucleotide biosynthesis protein B: MTMLRVFAISGFSGTGKTTLVKDVVKHLTERGYSVGTVKSSKEDILPPEGTDTYIHLKASAHPVVLLGPSTTTIRYMQRLPPTKLFERIDADIVVFEGFKSASIPRVWCVGTQTIDLKSIPDTTHAIISWKSTETIDRHSIPVLQSDAIEEIADIIEEHAVEPENVQF; encoded by the coding sequence GTGACCATGTTGCGTGTATTTGCAATTTCGGGTTTCTCGGGAACAGGCAAAACTACCTTGGTAAAAGACGTAGTCAAGCATCTGACCGAAAGAGGATATTCAGTCGGAACCGTGAAGAGCTCTAAAGAAGATATACTTCCCCCAGAAGGTACTGATACATACATACATCTGAAGGCATCTGCACATCCTGTCGTACTTCTCGGACCCAGTACAACCACAATTAGATACATGCAGAGATTACCCCCAACTAAATTGTTTGAGAGAATCGATGCAGATATTGTTGTGTTTGAGGGGTTCAAATCAGCTTCAATACCAAGGGTATGGTGCGTGGGAACTCAGACAATTGACTTGAAGAGTATCCCAGATACAACACATGCTATAATCAGCTGGAAATCAACTGAAACAATAGATCGGCATTCCATTCCAGTTCTGCAATCTGATGCCATTGAGGAAATAGCAGACATAATCGAGGAGCATGCAGTTGAGCCTGAAAATGTACAGTTTTGA
- a CDS encoding PQQ-binding-like beta-propeller repeat protein, translating into MKHRVTSIILLAFLSVSVVSIVPALPATNTDGDVVSTPSTPLNDVPEDIEPKVKDLLADEQQTKYPADTDIGKALGNRENLYSKVFEPWKSKAAIHSVAYHEETGFLALGGGYLYDNEIHIYRLNTETGYFDKVWDSGDGIIQSDVLSLDFADTDLNDFLEIVAGSSDGHFYVFEQRHIYDPETNTENMFDHVYTSPWMFRVFDVEVEDVDKDYRPDIIAGTWEGVYLFEYDTHSGYPFTEEHWIEYRRVWHSGSLNGERVYSIEAGDSNNNGLPEIIAGTREGTVYVFENDGLTTIINGQPFPLVQDNAYYLNWTSENYTWTPIRDMALGELDGTSGDEIALVASGQGILTLDWNSNRRTYDYEKVYKEYAEWETFGHWALDYWVDKVVQAKNVTYHDPNNASIVESEPINYVWGGSYFIPNASVYPYNTGMAWETDGNYSTFDSSIAGVDNATAIVDFGKDEEGTGGANSMPDIIMAFRNTLSTDVLDDLNFSVGQSSTDFEQISADRFTIDGNLLRIDVDDALQRRKWDWFRYAKISVFNGATYEINSLELQQVYNLLTDALSVTIGPLRRNAYAYFSGTEESDKIIAGTATGKYIGISYDSMNDDFDIIFDSGEDERYTEGTGIWDLVNVQTMTDVPIWRYLFNPNPDGFVPPLFQIPSGKAYTSWSYGRHNLLGAPNYFVGTNESEIAALNMLGQMDSEINSYLSPVNTYLSGAGSEKPSVAVEMPFIDTNQFSRMPVVAVSSYDPGVNPTWSAASLSTAKINFFYRSTQNTSAPFSERVSISDVDTTGAITELLGVSQTTPKMHFVDVDGDEDKDMVFTNGRVYLARNLLQENGGYTNDLSLSIVHDYFKGINDVAPGKGWGQPHMFDLDDDGDLDIIMNYVDRAGATAFLNEGTEQNPHWVEDDNIFSNNRPQTSLRYNNFTDIRIVPTGKGYTLDVYADVNNFDVDVDYTMVAYDLDNSYTLWAEPIFDAVDSYIAATYPRVVRTEMSLMYGGGQDFLNFGFRIRESWSTDDDLDEWTLTVDSGDLDDDDNGEIVIGDYDNNVYVFENLVNNTYKRMYQSFDLNHTVTTDESPYLYDELEGISGEFTRRIWDHAKHLLAGVDLDKDGLKEFIVSSGLQLYVFEDMNLTGGDQMEFVYSIDLRNSEFVGEPGWNQVEEITAIAQGNDLDYDSRKELIVGAGPYLFVFNVPNNDFNGTEKNDYFVTQPSLDGRYYLLGNPYSDKYEYASIQTIAVGDTDNDAYREIILGGTNDTRYQRETGFAYIYESQGGTFHKVWEAPPEVVKWNPVSVIKIDDQDYDSYQEIIIGHTKGFDIWEWIPATDSKYQKTEYVTASPNYPIIPVNHTLRGTESFDITDRAHSSLTNGRGSFSNYVMHVYTNETIPSTETNEIQESKLYWKKYDKTTGEWSFGQPLYANPYGEKGELGHDDQPTVTTTDAGEIYAAWRVVDEFGDWYLYAAKFDIATETWQDPLRLTSGVGYEYRHYPEIFEFNSTHMGIAYVKRIIWGSDVIPISSVLYFSKGMTAGVTGHEIYFKQVGDLWVHSISITRTDEGNFILAMAAENRGLNKLDYDIWTLELNGSMWAGNNSIHQATSSRNDELFPDIDQLESEDNSLVVIYESVTSPYERRIGMAASTDGGLSWGHQDNLNVIPKFVERIEHLDTGQVSYQWDTSVYTGLRSFSPTVVAMDGEGFMYAFVWTFSEAQINFADYTFNLGWPMYGINPQSDWTGNHLGPVKDLDTGDSDKDGRKEIVAGWDNQVGSYELKSSTNETGFMTYREVWLSETYENSFNGLTVYDSNGNGWPEIAVATGRGDVFLYEYRKPSSGATDLVFPEQTLNTSVGIYGSLLTINKWDFDADSKEEILLGSQINGSLMAIDDDGTTLWENTDATGRYFWIDLIDLNNDTAPEVIGRSQDTHLYAIDGSTGNQLWNYSAGSVYIYGVDGGDLTGSADTELTIGLSNGSLVVLSNQGDVIASHNVAGSEIYGVELGRFTESNTTLAAFGTYGGEFTVVNPLNGTTVYTASNIIRGGSWPSEIHAYDFDEDGVKELVFGDEEIRILSLTTGEIYFNSTAYGDIHHDIFIEDFDGDTNVEIVSFTQYNGVFMVEPKGGVTQWHYDPEISVLQDIDVGYLGGTGTLDIAVVSSGGYTVALDGKNGIPMWFHELSELYIGGVAANLTGGKYDRLAGSSTSGRVFGFTSQEQPAPVLEPAWVAHSEYITFNTGKETLDQGIAEDFNGDAVDEILVSNFDRHLNLWNATTGELIWNVSFNEGIDSIRVGNVDGSGYLDVGVLLNELFVIVKGESGANITEFQVPDGFQVADFYIDEFNAGHTGDELAVTYERYLPYLGYVAWYDDSGSEMYRSKQNVTNWGNSMAIGRFTNSGTLDVAIGGYNNIVKVFRGTDGSYVQEYNLGDYIYEIVPGYFDGDNYEDIALRGSDYDITVVEQAGNSMLFDVPVDSRFRSYHAADVVAGDGVDELLVNIEELGIIGYDNAVNEVWRFDSATTLPEQLASVRISDWGSDGVEDVVFTNWNYINVINGSTQNLAWHYLGSDGVYDPMIGNFDSASTPEDIAYLSDSKVVIVSGSETPLTSPSSPEAAELEPSIIEQIASTSIAVTPLILLMVAPLSIYWRRKEEK; encoded by the coding sequence ATGAAGCATAGAGTTACATCAATCATTCTACTTGCATTTCTATCAGTAAGCGTAGTCTCCATAGTACCAGCCTTACCGGCTACAAACACTGACGGAGATGTGGTTTCTACTCCATCTACTCCTCTGAATGATGTACCCGAAGATATTGAGCCAAAGGTTAAGGATCTCCTTGCTGATGAGCAGCAAACCAAATATCCTGCAGATACTGATATTGGAAAGGCGCTCGGTAATAGAGAGAACCTCTACAGCAAGGTCTTTGAACCTTGGAAATCGAAGGCAGCCATCCATTCTGTCGCCTATCACGAAGAAACTGGATTCCTGGCACTAGGCGGAGGATATCTCTATGATAACGAGATTCACATCTATCGCTTGAATACAGAAACTGGCTATTTCGATAAGGTCTGGGATAGTGGGGACGGAATCATCCAGAGTGATGTGCTTAGCCTTGACTTTGCTGACACCGACTTGAATGATTTCCTCGAGATTGTGGCTGGAAGCTCTGATGGGCACTTCTATGTGTTTGAGCAAAGACACATCTATGATCCCGAGACCAACACCGAGAACATGTTTGACCATGTGTACACTTCACCGTGGATGTTCCGTGTTTTCGATGTTGAAGTAGAGGATGTCGATAAAGACTACCGCCCAGATATCATCGCGGGAACATGGGAAGGTGTGTATCTGTTTGAATATGACACACACTCTGGCTATCCATTCACAGAAGAACATTGGATTGAGTACAGACGGGTATGGCACTCGGGCTCTTTGAATGGAGAGAGAGTATATTCCATAGAGGCGGGAGACAGCAATAACAATGGCCTTCCAGAGATCATTGCTGGAACTCGCGAAGGCACTGTATATGTTTTCGAGAACGATGGGCTCACGACGATAATCAACGGGCAGCCGTTCCCCCTTGTGCAGGATAATGCTTACTACCTGAACTGGACAAGTGAGAATTACACATGGACGCCAATTCGAGATATGGCTCTAGGTGAACTTGATGGAACCTCGGGAGATGAAATCGCACTTGTTGCTTCTGGACAGGGAATATTGACTCTGGACTGGAATAGCAATCGGAGAACCTACGATTACGAGAAGGTCTACAAGGAGTATGCTGAATGGGAAACCTTCGGACACTGGGCATTGGATTATTGGGTTGATAAAGTCGTTCAAGCAAAGAACGTCACCTATCACGACCCAAATAATGCATCCATCGTGGAATCCGAACCTATCAATTACGTATGGGGCGGGTCATACTTCATTCCAAATGCAAGTGTCTATCCATACAATACTGGTATGGCTTGGGAGACTGATGGCAATTATTCCACATTTGACTCGAGCATAGCTGGGGTTGACAATGCAACAGCTATAGTTGATTTTGGTAAGGATGAAGAAGGCACTGGGGGAGCTAACTCGATGCCAGATATCATTATGGCATTCAGGAATACCTTATCGACAGATGTTCTTGATGATTTGAACTTTTCAGTTGGTCAGAGTTCAACAGATTTTGAGCAGATATCAGCTGACCGTTTCACAATCGATGGTAACTTGCTGAGGATAGATGTCGACGATGCGCTTCAACGAAGAAAATGGGATTGGTTTAGGTATGCCAAGATTTCCGTCTTCAATGGAGCTACATACGAAATCAATTCACTCGAACTCCAACAGGTCTACAATCTTCTTACAGACGCCCTATCAGTGACTATTGGTCCATTGAGGAGGAATGCATATGCATATTTCTCAGGGACTGAAGAATCAGACAAAATCATAGCTGGCACTGCAACGGGCAAGTACATCGGGATTTCCTATGATTCCATGAATGACGATTTCGATATCATTTTCGATTCCGGAGAAGATGAAAGATACACAGAAGGAACAGGAATCTGGGACCTAGTAAACGTTCAAACAATGACAGATGTACCAATATGGAGGTATTTGTTCAATCCTAATCCAGATGGCTTCGTTCCGCCTCTGTTTCAAATCCCTTCAGGAAAGGCCTATACTTCTTGGAGCTATGGTAGACACAATCTGCTTGGAGCACCAAACTATTTTGTAGGAACCAATGAGAGCGAGATTGCTGCCTTAAACATGCTAGGGCAAATGGATTCTGAAATCAACTCGTATCTCAGCCCTGTGAATACGTATCTTTCAGGAGCGGGAAGTGAGAAACCATCAGTGGCTGTTGAAATGCCATTCATAGACACCAATCAATTCAGTAGAATGCCTGTGGTAGCAGTGTCATCATATGACCCTGGTGTGAATCCAACATGGTCAGCAGCATCGCTTTCAACGGCAAAAATCAATTTCTTCTATCGAAGTACCCAGAATACGTCAGCACCGTTCTCAGAACGGGTATCAATTTCCGATGTTGATACTACTGGTGCTATAACAGAACTCCTCGGGGTTTCACAGACCACTCCAAAGATGCATTTTGTGGATGTTGATGGAGATGAAGACAAGGACATGGTATTTACGAATGGTCGGGTCTATCTTGCAAGAAACCTCTTGCAGGAGAACGGGGGATACACCAATGATTTGAGCCTCAGCATTGTCCATGACTACTTCAAGGGCATAAACGATGTTGCTCCGGGGAAAGGATGGGGTCAACCACATATGTTTGATCTTGATGATGATGGTGATCTCGACATTATTATGAACTACGTTGACCGTGCAGGGGCGACAGCCTTCCTCAACGAAGGAACAGAGCAAAATCCTCACTGGGTTGAAGACGACAACATCTTCAGCAACAACCGCCCACAGACGAGCCTTAGATACAACAACTTCACCGATATCCGTATTGTACCTACTGGCAAAGGATATACTCTTGATGTCTACGCGGATGTAAACAATTTCGATGTTGATGTCGATTACACTATGGTTGCATATGATTTAGATAACAGCTACACGCTCTGGGCTGAACCGATATTTGATGCAGTTGACAGTTACATAGCTGCAACGTATCCACGGGTCGTCAGGACCGAGATGAGTCTAATGTATGGTGGTGGACAAGACTTCCTGAACTTCGGTTTCAGAATCAGGGAATCATGGAGTACAGATGATGACCTAGATGAATGGACACTAACAGTTGATTCGGGGGACTTAGATGATGATGATAACGGAGAGATCGTCATAGGTGACTATGACAATAACGTCTACGTCTTTGAGAATCTCGTGAATAACACATACAAGCGCATGTATCAATCATTTGACTTGAATCATACTGTCACAACCGATGAAAGTCCATATCTCTATGATGAACTGGAAGGCATATCTGGTGAGTTCACACGTAGAATCTGGGATCACGCAAAACACCTCTTGGCAGGAGTGGACCTCGACAAGGATGGCCTGAAGGAATTCATTGTAAGCTCAGGCTTGCAACTCTACGTTTTCGAGGACATGAACCTAACCGGAGGGGACCAGATGGAGTTTGTGTACTCCATAGACCTCAGAAACTCAGAATTCGTGGGTGAACCGGGTTGGAACCAAGTTGAGGAGATAACTGCTATCGCACAAGGTAATGACCTGGACTACGACTCCCGCAAAGAGCTCATAGTAGGCGCAGGACCATATCTCTTTGTGTTCAATGTTCCGAATAATGATTTCAATGGAACAGAGAAAAATGACTATTTCGTAACGCAGCCCAGTCTCGATGGTAGATATTACCTTCTAGGAAACCCCTATTCCGACAAGTACGAGTACGCTTCCATTCAGACAATTGCTGTAGGTGACACCGACAATGATGCATATCGGGAAATTATCCTTGGTGGAACCAATGACACCCGCTATCAGCGAGAGACCGGATTTGCATACATCTACGAATCACAAGGTGGTACATTCCACAAGGTGTGGGAGGCACCACCGGAGGTGGTCAAATGGAATCCTGTATCAGTTATCAAAATCGATGACCAAGACTATGATAGCTATCAAGAAATAATCATTGGCCACACCAAGGGATTTGACATCTGGGAATGGATTCCTGCGACAGATTCCAAGTATCAGAAAACGGAGTACGTAACTGCATCTCCAAACTACCCCATTATCCCGGTCAATCATACATTGCGAGGAACGGAATCTTTTGACATCACAGACAGAGCTCATTCAAGTCTGACGAACGGCAGAGGTAGTTTCAGCAATTACGTGATGCATGTCTATACCAACGAGACCATTCCTTCAACCGAAACCAATGAAATCCAGGAAAGCAAGCTCTACTGGAAGAAATATGACAAGACAACAGGTGAATGGTCCTTTGGACAGCCGCTTTACGCTAATCCATATGGTGAGAAGGGTGAACTCGGTCATGACGACCAGCCCACAGTAACTACTACTGATGCTGGAGAAATCTATGCTGCATGGAGAGTGGTAGACGAATTCGGTGATTGGTATCTGTACGCTGCAAAGTTCGATATAGCAACCGAAACATGGCAAGATCCACTTAGATTAACAAGCGGAGTTGGGTACGAATATCGGCATTATCCAGAAATCTTCGAGTTCAACTCAACACACATGGGTATTGCCTATGTAAAGCGTATCATCTGGGGAAGTGATGTAATCCCCATTTCAAGCGTCCTATACTTCAGCAAAGGCATGACGGCAGGAGTTACTGGTCACGAGATATACTTCAAGCAAGTTGGAGATCTATGGGTCCACTCGATATCCATTACTCGAACCGATGAAGGGAATTTCATTTTAGCCATGGCTGCAGAAAACCGAGGGCTCAACAAGCTGGACTATGATATCTGGACACTTGAACTGAACGGCAGTATGTGGGCAGGGAACAACAGCATTCATCAAGCAACCTCATCCCGTAATGATGAGCTCTTCCCCGACATTGACCAGCTTGAATCAGAAGACAATTCACTAGTGGTCATATATGAATCGGTAACATCACCATATGAGAGAAGGATAGGTATGGCTGCAAGTACCGATGGGGGGTTGAGTTGGGGACATCAAGATAATCTGAATGTTATTCCCAAATTTGTCGAAAGGATAGAGCATCTAGACACAGGTCAGGTCTCGTATCAATGGGACACATCGGTCTATACTGGTCTACGATCTTTCTCACCAACAGTCGTAGCAATGGATGGAGAAGGATTCATGTATGCCTTCGTTTGGACATTCAGCGAAGCGCAGATCAATTTTGCTGACTACACATTCAATCTGGGTTGGCCGATGTATGGCATCAATCCACAATCAGATTGGACAGGGAACCACTTAGGCCCTGTAAAAGACCTTGATACTGGTGATTCGGATAAAGATGGTAGAAAGGAGATTGTAGCTGGATGGGATAACCAAGTTGGATCATACGAGCTCAAGTCCTCCACTAACGAAACAGGATTCATGACCTATCGGGAGGTCTGGTTATCTGAGACCTATGAGAACTCGTTCAATGGACTGACCGTCTATGACTCCAACGGGAATGGCTGGCCAGAGATTGCTGTTGCCACAGGTAGGGGTGATGTGTTTCTCTACGAATACCGGAAACCATCATCTGGTGCTACTGACTTGGTCTTTCCGGAACAGACCCTGAATACGAGCGTCGGTATCTATGGATCACTACTTACCATCAACAAATGGGACTTCGATGCTGATTCGAAGGAAGAAATTCTACTTGGATCGCAGATAAACGGTAGTCTCATGGCCATTGATGATGACGGAACAACACTATGGGAGAATACAGACGCTACGGGCAGGTACTTCTGGATTGACCTTATCGATCTCAACAATGATACTGCTCCAGAGGTCATTGGTCGATCCCAAGACACTCACCTCTATGCCATTGACGGTTCTACCGGCAATCAGCTCTGGAACTACTCTGCAGGTTCAGTCTACATCTACGGTGTTGACGGGGGCGATCTCACAGGTTCTGCAGATACGGAGCTCACGATTGGACTGTCTAACGGCAGTTTGGTGGTACTCTCAAACCAAGGTGATGTTATAGCAAGCCATAATGTGGCTGGAAGCGAAATTTATGGTGTTGAGCTTGGCCGCTTCACGGAGAGTAATACCACGCTTGCAGCCTTTGGTACGTACGGCGGAGAATTCACAGTTGTCAATCCACTTAATGGAACAACTGTATACACGGCTTCCAACATCATCCGGGGAGGGAGTTGGCCCAGTGAGATACATGCCTACGATTTCGATGAAGATGGAGTCAAAGAACTGGTCTTTGGGGACGAAGAAATCCGAATCCTTTCACTCACAACAGGAGAAATCTACTTCAACTCGACGGCCTACGGCGATATTCACCATGATATATTCATTGAGGACTTCGATGGGGATACCAATGTGGAGATAGTCTCCTTCACACAATACAACGGTGTCTTCATGGTTGAACCTAAGGGTGGTGTCACCCAATGGCATTATGATCCAGAGATTAGTGTGCTTCAAGATATAGATGTAGGATACTTAGGCGGGACAGGAACCCTAGACATAGCAGTTGTTAGTAGTGGAGGGTATACTGTTGCGCTCGATGGTAAGAATGGCATCCCGATGTGGTTCCATGAGCTAAGTGAGCTCTATATTGGAGGCGTGGCGGCGAATCTTACAGGCGGGAAATACGACAGATTAGCTGGGTCTAGTACATCAGGAAGGGTGTTTGGTTTCACTAGTCAGGAACAGCCAGCACCGGTTCTGGAACCAGCCTGGGTAGCCCACTCCGAATACATCACCTTCAATACTGGCAAAGAAACTCTTGATCAAGGAATTGCTGAAGATTTCAATGGAGATGCTGTAGACGAGATTCTGGTCAGCAATTTCGATAGGCATCTCAATCTATGGAATGCAACGACAGGCGAACTCATCTGGAACGTAAGTTTCAATGAGGGAATCGATTCAATCAGAGTTGGCAATGTAGATGGCTCAGGATATTTGGATGTGGGAGTTCTTCTCAACGAGCTATTCGTGATTGTGAAAGGCGAAAGCGGTGCGAATATCACTGAATTCCAGGTTCCAGATGGGTTCCAAGTTGCAGACTTCTACATAGATGAATTCAACGCAGGACACACTGGTGATGAACTGGCTGTAACATATGAGAGATATCTACCCTACCTCGGCTATGTAGCATGGTACGATGATTCAGGCTCAGAGATGTATCGTAGCAAGCAGAATGTAACAAACTGGGGCAACTCCATGGCTATTGGGCGATTCACCAATAGCGGAACCCTGGATGTGGCCATTGGTGGCTACAATAACATCGTGAAAGTATTCAGAGGAACTGATGGCAGCTATGTACAAGAGTACAATCTTGGAGATTACATCTACGAAATTGTTCCAGGATACTTTGATGGAGACAACTATGAAGACATAGCTCTCCGTGGAAGCGACTATGACATTACCGTAGTGGAACAAGCGGGGAATAGCATGCTGTTTGACGTACCTGTGGATTCAAGATTCAGGAGCTATCACGCTGCTGACGTGGTGGCCGGAGACGGAGTGGATGAGCTGCTGGTGAACATTGAGGAACTCGGTATCATAGGATATGATAACGCTGTTAACGAGGTATGGAGATTTGACTCCGCTACGACCCTGCCAGAGCAGCTGGCATCAGTACGGATCAGCGATTGGGGCAGTGATGGTGTAGAAGACGTTGTATTCACAAACTGGAACTACATCAATGTGATAAATGGCTCAACTCAGAATCTAGCATGGCACTATCTTGGCTCCGATGGTGTCTATGATCCGATGATAGGCAATTTCGACTCAGCCAGTACTCCAGAAGATATAGCATATCTATCTGACAGTAAGGTGGTCATTGTGTCCGGGTCTGAAACACCGTTGACATCACCTTCATCCCCAGAAGCAGCCGAGCTTGAACCATCAATCATAGAGCAGATAGCATCCACCTCGATTGCTGTCACTCCGCTCATATTGCTGATGGTGGCACCACTGAGTATCTACTGGAGAAGAAAGGAAGAGAAATAG
- a CDS encoding YjbQ family protein: MKSHTKYLTFNVPKRMDFIHMTPQVQEAVEESGVQEGLCLVNPMHITASVFINDNESGLHEDYKRWLEDLAPHEPISQYKHNRTGEDNGDAHLKRQVMGREVVVAITDGKLDLGTWERIFYGEFDGRRPKRVLIKIIGE, encoded by the coding sequence ATGAAAAGTCATACAAAATATCTGACATTCAATGTGCCCAAACGAATGGATTTTATCCACATGACGCCCCAGGTTCAGGAGGCCGTTGAAGAAAGTGGTGTTCAGGAAGGCTTGTGTCTCGTAAATCCCATGCATATCACTGCAAGTGTCTTCATAAACGATAACGAGAGCGGCCTTCACGAAGACTACAAGCGGTGGCTTGAAGATCTTGCTCCTCATGAGCCAATCAGTCAATACAAGCACAATCGCACGGGCGAAGACAATGGTGACGCTCATCTCAAGCGCCAGGTGATGGGGCGTGAGGTCGTTGTTGCCATAACTGATGGCAAGCTTGACTTGGGTACTTGGGAACGAATTTTCTACGGGGAGTTTGATGGACGGCGTCCCAAGCGCGTCTTGATAAAAATCATCGGAGAATGA
- a CDS encoding WGR domain-containing protein, with the protein MTPDVNKTGRYENQEKFKFWSGEIRGNFVTIRFGNIGTSGHCSSKEFPSQAAAENFLKKRKEEKIAEGFSLVEEEE; encoded by the coding sequence ATGACTCCCGACGTCAACAAAACAGGACGGTATGAAAACCAAGAGAAATTCAAATTCTGGTCAGGTGAAATTAGGGGTAATTTTGTCACGATTCGATTCGGCAATATAGGCACGAGTGGACATTGTTCATCCAAAGAGTTTCCAAGTCAGGCTGCAGCCGAGAACTTTCTCAAAAAGCGGAAAGAAGAAAAAATCGCTGAAGGATTCAGCCTTGTAGAAGAGGAAGAATGA
- a CDS encoding MarR family transcriptional regulator, whose amino-acid sequence MTAESYTEREIVILQGLEEEGPMSPKEISDNLNIPLRTVTRNLRILRKKSLCRKIPNLQDMRSPLYVRQGEQS is encoded by the coding sequence ATGACAGCCGAATCATATACCGAACGTGAAATTGTGATACTGCAAGGCCTAGAAGAGGAGGGGCCTATGAGTCCTAAGGAGATAAGCGACAATCTCAACATTCCACTACGCACTGTGACTCGGAATCTGAGGATTCTGAGAAAGAAGAGCCTCTGTCGGAAAATCCCGAACCTCCAAGATATGCGGAGCCCACTCTATGTGCGTCAAGGGGAACAATCGTAG